Below is a window of Thermoplasmata archaeon DNA.
GCTTCCAGAAGAGGTAGGATATGAAATAGATGAACGAGGCCAGCGCCACTGATGACCTGAGCTGGGGCATCCAGAAGTCCATGTTGTTCCTCCAGCACTTCATTATGAACTCCCACTGCAGCTCGGTGAAGTTCCTGAGGTCGGACCGCTTCGCCTTGCTCAGAATCGCCTCCTCAATTGGAATAAAAACCACTGGCGTGTAGAACATCTTCGCCCCGTGGTAGCGCAGCTCATCCACGAGCTCCAGCGTGGCGATTACGTCCTCCTCGGTCTCGTCAGGCATCCCGGTCATTATCGTGCACAGTGGCCACCACCCGCTGTCGTTCATTATCCCTATGCCCTGCACGACCAGCTCAGGCCACCTGTCCACGCTGAACGGAAGCGCCTTGCCCCTCATGTGCTTCCGCATCAACGCCGCGCTCCCCGTCTCTATCCCGACCTCGACAGTGATGAACCTCTCCCTGTAGCCCTGCTCCGGGCCCCAGGGCGATTTCTCCATAAGAATGGGCGCGAGCTCTTCGGTTATCTTCGGGTCGTATACCACAGGGGCGAGCGAGGCGTGGGAGAGGAGGATGTACTCGACACCGGGGTGGGAGGCGATGGTTCTGAAAAGATTAACGATTTTCTCCCTGTTCGGGACGAAGTTCGGCCCGCACTCGTAGAGGAAGATGTCCTCGGTTGTGGTAAATATGGCCTTCGAGCCGCACCTGACGGTGATCTCGACCTCTTTCATTATGTGGTCCAGGGAGAAGGAGTGCCTCTTTCTCATCGTCGGTGTGCAGAAGTGGCACCCGCGGCCGCAGCCGCGCATTATCTCCACGGTTCCGTAGGTCGCGGCCCCTGTTATCGGGGGTATCTCTGAGGGGTCGGGTTTGGTCGCGACATAGTACTCCGGAACCTTCTCCCCGTTCAAAATTTTATGGAATATCTCCACCAGATCCCTCTCGCACTCGCCCTGGAAGAGGAGGTCTATGCCGAAAAGCTTCTGGGAGTTCGTGTCGCGAATCTGCCAGACGCCGGGCCCTCCCACGACCACCTTCGGCCTGTATTTCCGAATCGCGGGGTGCCGCATCATCCTCCTGAACTCGACCGCGTTGAGAGACTCCCCCCCGAACCCTATAAGGGAGTTGTAGGTGGTCGAGACATAGGCCAACCCCATTGGGTCCATTGTTGTCGCCGCGAATATCTTTGTCCCCGGCCCGATGAACCTGCCGAGGTTGTTGTAGTGCGACACCACGACGTTCTCCCTACCAAACTCCTTGGCGAGAAGGGCCTCGGCCTTTCTTAGGCCGTAGGGAGCGAACCGCGCCCTTCCGTCCTCGAGGTCGTCGGGTGTGAAGTATTTTTCTAGAGCGATTTTGGAGAAGAGCTGCGGGAATGTGCAGGTGAAGGCGACGAAGGGGTTGTAGCCATAGTGGCTCATCTCGGCTCGCGAGGCCGAGAGCACTATCATAGCGCCTCCCCCCTCACTGCTGCCGCCGGCCATCCGGGCCGAGGATACCCGTGCATGTATTTATTGATTTGCATACCTCGGCAAATAAAAATAAATAAATATCGGAGCCGCATATCCTCCATCCGCCATGGGATGCGGCGCCACCGGGCACCTCAGGGCCTTCGCGGCGGAAGTCACCAGGGGACTGGGATTTCCAAGGGGCTGCGCGGCGATTATCGAGGTGCTGGCGGCCCACGGGCGCAGGCTGAGCTTCGCCGAGATATCCCGCAGGGTCAGGATATCCGAGCGCAGCCTGAGGAGCCATCTCCAGACGCTCGTGAACAGGGGAGTCGTGAGGAGGGTCGTCTCGGTCACGCCGCGCAGGAGGCTCGCCTACAAATATTACATAGCGCCGCTGAGCGAGATTCTAGCGATGCTCAGGGCTGAGGTCCTGCGCAGAATCGAGAGGCTCAAGAGGGTCGCGATGGAGATTCAGGCAGCCCGCAGAGCGGTGGCTTGAGCCCCACGCTCGCGACTCCACGCATGGCTTGTGGCATCGGTGCTGCTCACCACAACCGGGCCTGCCGCGCGGGCGCGCCTGATTGCCCTTTCGCGAAACGCATTGCTTCTAAGCCTCTGTCCCTGTCAGGCCAGCTACCCGG
It encodes the following:
- a CDS encoding helix-turn-helix domain-containing protein codes for the protein MGCGATGHLRAFAAEVTRGLGFPRGCAAIIEVLAAHGRRLSFAEISRRVRISERSLRSHLQTLVNRGVVRRVVSVTPRRRLAYKYYIAPLSEILAMLRAEVLRRIERLKRVAMEIQAARRAVA
- a CDS encoding radical SAM protein; this translates as MAGGSSEGGGAMIVLSASRAEMSHYGYNPFVAFTCTFPQLFSKIALEKYFTPDDLEDGRARFAPYGLRKAEALLAKEFGRENVVVSHYNNLGRFIGPGTKIFAATTMDPMGLAYVSTTYNSLIGFGGESLNAVEFRRMMRHPAIRKYRPKVVVGGPGVWQIRDTNSQKLFGIDLLFQGECERDLVEIFHKILNGEKVPEYYVATKPDPSEIPPITGAATYGTVEIMRGCGRGCHFCTPTMRKRHSFSLDHIMKEVEITVRCGSKAIFTTTEDIFLYECGPNFVPNREKIVNLFRTIASHPGVEYILLSHASLAPVVYDPKITEELAPILMEKSPWGPEQGYRERFITVEVGIETGSAALMRKHMRGKALPFSVDRWPELVVQGIGIMNDSGWWPLCTIMTGMPDETEEDVIATLELVDELRYHGAKMFYTPVVFIPIEEAILSKAKRSDLRNFTELQWEFIMKCWRNNMDFWMPQLRSSVALASFIYFISYLFWKHGSKIGAPMRYLMGFPYYYTSKKVGRECDREYCLDGRRSPLNANAGQGQAGELGGVGEASPERRI